In Limosilactobacillus sp. WILCCON 0051, a single window of DNA contains:
- a CDS encoding helix-turn-helix transcriptional regulator, with amino-acid sequence MKLRGDIFKQIRRKRGLSQTALAEGICTQATISLMEKQNRIPKMNILTALCSRLDISANEIIENDDVSMTATFDQIGRLLAERQFEDAQAALQMIKVKNLQNEFDKQRYYYLLGMLQVQNHQFDEAIFNFELVLTQFSTVSANIYLAMTTIGMAMAYEKIGSQSRALRLVERAMRLIDEKKLTGGQLQWIVVYEYISGLYLALDQPQLSLNVAQRGIEICRQMRSMFLLDRYYLHAGKAQLALANQAVGKQDLEIAHSLALVGQHPELVKESMKALAMA; translated from the coding sequence ATGAAGCTTCGTGGGGATATCTTTAAGCAGATTCGGCGCAAAAGGGGACTGTCACAGACAGCATTAGCGGAAGGAATCTGTACGCAGGCAACGATCAGCCTGATGGAAAAACAAAATCGAATTCCTAAAATGAATATTTTAACTGCACTTTGCTCGCGGTTGGATATTTCGGCAAATGAGATTATTGAAAATGATGACGTTTCGATGACGGCAACTTTTGATCAGATTGGTCGCCTGTTGGCAGAAAGGCAGTTTGAAGATGCCCAGGCTGCCCTGCAGATGATCAAGGTCAAAAATCTGCAAAATGAATTTGATAAGCAGCGCTACTATTATTTGCTAGGGATGCTGCAGGTACAAAATCATCAATTTGATGAGGCAATCTTTAACTTTGAATTGGTTCTGACCCAGTTTTCGACCGTCAGTGCCAATATTTATCTGGCGATGACCACGATTGGCATGGCGATGGCTTATGAAAAGATCGGCAGTCAAAGTCGAGCACTGCGTTTGGTTGAAAGGGCAATGCGCTTGATTGATGAAAAAAAGCTAACTGGCGGCCAGCTGCAGTGGATCGTAGTCTATGAATACATATCTGGCTTGTATCTGGCGCTGGATCAGCCGCAGTTGTCACTCAATGTTGCGCAGCGCGGTATTGAAATCTGTCGGCAGATGCGCTCGATGTTTCTGCTTGATCGCTATTATCTGCATGCCGGCAAGGCGCAGCTGGCATTGGCCAATCAGGCAGTGGGCAAACAGGATTTAGAGATTGCGCACAGTTTGGCGCTGGTCGGTCAGCATCCTGAACTGGTTAAGGAATCAATGAAGGCCTTAGCAATGGCTTAA
- a CDS encoding universal stress protein: MTQQYQHILVPVDGSKEAELAFKKAVAVAKRNGADTELRLLHVVDTRAFQNISSFDSSMVEQVTTTAKKTLDQYVDYAKKQGVANVSYTIEYGAPKTIIAREVPKEMHADLIMIGATGLNAVERILIGSVTEFVTRTAICDVLVVRTDLDNQPIPVQKKR; this comes from the coding sequence ATGACTCAACAATACCAACACATTTTGGTTCCTGTAGATGGATCAAAGGAAGCTGAACTGGCTTTTAAGAAAGCTGTTGCTGTTGCTAAACGGAATGGCGCTGATACGGAATTGCGCCTGCTGCACGTCGTTGACACTCGTGCTTTCCAAAACATCTCCAGTTTCGACAGCTCAATGGTTGAACAAGTAACCACGACTGCCAAGAAGACGCTGGATCAATACGTTGACTATGCCAAAAAGCAAGGCGTTGCCAATGTCAGCTACACGATTGAATACGGCGCTCCTAAGACGATCATTGCCCGCGAAGTGCCAAAGGAAATGCACGCTGACCTGATTATGATCGGTGCTACTGGTTTAAATGCCGTTGAACGGATCTTGATCGGCTCGGTTACTGAATTCGTTACTCGGACTGCGATCTGTGATGTTTTGGTCGTTCGTACCGACTTGGACAACCAGCCAATTCCAGTTCAAAAAAAACGCTAA
- a CDS encoding replication-associated recombination protein A, giving the protein MRPRNLNEVVGQQHLVGPGKIINRMVKAKMLSSMILYGPPGTGKTSIASAIAGSTKYAFRMLNAATDSKKDLQIVAEEAKMSGTVILLLDEIHRLDKTKQDFLLPHLENGHIILIGATTENPYLSINPAIRSRTQIFPVYPLTEKDISLAIDRALADQERGLGKMPLELADNARQQLIRAVNGDLRSALNGLELAAKSTDPAQDGKIHLTLPIIEECVQKKALAADKDGDAHYDVISAFQKSIRGSDVDAALHYLARLIAAGDLPSIARRLTVIAYEDIGLANPPAVQRAITAIQAAEKIGLPEARIPLADAVIELALSPKSNSGIQAIDAALERIDQGSFGEIPNWLKDAHYQGAQKLGHGVDYQYPHDFPQDWVRQQYLPDKIKNDEYYHPKPNGEFEKALGIQYRRLLKAQRQPRS; this is encoded by the coding sequence ATGCGGCCGCGCAATCTAAACGAAGTCGTTGGTCAGCAGCATCTGGTTGGTCCTGGCAAGATCATCAATCGCATGGTTAAGGCCAAAATGCTCAGCTCAATGATTCTGTATGGCCCGCCTGGCACTGGCAAAACGAGTATCGCCAGTGCTATCGCCGGATCAACCAAGTATGCCTTTCGCATGTTGAATGCGGCCACCGATTCCAAAAAAGATCTGCAGATTGTCGCCGAAGAAGCCAAAATGAGCGGAACCGTGATTCTGCTGCTTGATGAGATTCACCGCCTTGATAAAACCAAGCAGGATTTTTTACTGCCTCATTTAGAAAACGGCCATATCATCTTAATCGGCGCCACGACTGAAAACCCGTATCTGTCGATCAATCCAGCTATTCGCAGTCGCACTCAGATTTTTCCAGTCTACCCCTTAACCGAAAAAGACATCAGCCTGGCCATTGATCGCGCCCTCGCCGACCAGGAGCGAGGCCTGGGGAAAATGCCGCTGGAGCTTGCCGACAATGCTCGTCAGCAGCTGATTCGCGCAGTCAACGGCGATCTGCGCAGTGCGCTAAACGGATTGGAGCTGGCCGCCAAGTCAACCGATCCAGCTCAAGACGGTAAGATTCATCTAACCCTGCCGATTATTGAGGAATGCGTTCAGAAAAAAGCACTGGCTGCCGATAAGGATGGCGATGCTCATTATGACGTCATCTCTGCTTTTCAAAAATCGATTCGCGGCAGTGACGTCGATGCCGCACTTCATTATTTGGCACGGCTGATTGCCGCCGGTGATCTGCCAAGCATTGCCCGCCGCTTGACCGTAATTGCCTATGAGGATATTGGTCTGGCAAACCCGCCAGCCGTTCAGCGAGCCATCACGGCAATTCAGGCAGCTGAAAAAATTGGTCTGCCTGAAGCGCGCATTCCCTTGGCCGATGCCGTAATTGAACTGGCGCTGTCGCCCAAGTCAAATTCAGGTATTCAAGCCATTGATGCTGCTTTAGAGCGTATTGATCAAGGCAGCTTCGGCGAGATCCCCAATTGGCTAAAAGACGCCCACTACCAAGGTGCCCAAAAACTTGGCCATGGCGTCGACTACCAATATCCGCATGATTTTCCACAAGACTGGGTTCGCCAGCAGTATCTACCAGATAAAATCAAAAATGATGAGTATTATCATCCCAAGCCAAACGGTGAATTTGAAAAAGCCCTGGGAATTCAGTATCGGCGGCTATTGAAGGCCCAACGTCAGCCAAGAAGTTGA
- a CDS encoding YueI family protein: protein MANEEKSAVDQRLQNAVYGTPKINPDEQRRYLGTFRERVCLTISVAQLGERDWSDALRLELKKGIGNLVFLNGNLDDEQLRPYMRAAVQEHASFTLKTDPEFSTAPEKLAVVVAAKTAVYQSPVDVAKRYPDLSKPVSQVKSPAKQGFWQRLFHSK, encoded by the coding sequence ATGGCTAACGAAGAAAAAAGTGCAGTTGATCAGCGGCTGCAAAATGCAGTCTATGGTACGCCTAAAATCAATCCCGATGAGCAAAGACGCTATCTGGGAACTTTTCGTGAGCGAGTCTGCCTGACGATCAGCGTGGCTCAGCTTGGCGAGCGTGACTGGTCTGATGCCCTGCGATTGGAGCTAAAAAAAGGAATCGGCAATCTGGTCTTTTTAAATGGCAATCTAGATGATGAGCAGCTGCGACCATATATGCGAGCAGCCGTTCAAGAACATGCCAGCTTCACTTTGAAAACGGATCCAGAATTTTCAACAGCCCCTGAAAAGCTGGCGGTCGTAGTAGCGGCTAAAACCGCAGTCTATCAGTCGCCAGTTGATGTTGCGAAGCGCTATCCAGATCTGTCAAAGCCAGTTTCTCAAGTCAAGTCGCCGGCCAAGCAAGGCTTTTGGCAGCGACTGTTTCATTCTAAGTAA
- a CDS encoding VOC family protein, whose product MAFNKSLAGYFDDLQHIGIPTDDLQKTVAFWEKLGFKMLGNFDTDDQGNEVVFMQYAHLTLEIWTGDGAVRQTGAINHISLNTSDADAAFKAAKAAGFKMKEDQVQHLDFWQHGIKFFNIEGPNAETIEFCQIVKD is encoded by the coding sequence ATGGCATTCAATAAAAGTTTAGCTGGCTACTTCGATGATCTGCAGCACATTGGTATTCCAACCGATGATCTGCAAAAAACAGTTGCCTTTTGGGAAAAGCTCGGGTTCAAGATGCTGGGCAATTTTGATACTGACGACCAGGGCAATGAGGTTGTCTTTATGCAATACGCTCACCTGACTCTGGAAATCTGGACTGGTGATGGTGCCGTTCGCCAAACCGGTGCGATTAACCATATCTCTTTAAATACTTCTGATGCCGATGCCGCCTTTAAAGCAGCCAAGGCAGCCGGCTTTAAGATGAAAGAAGATCAAGTTCAGCATCTCGACTTCTGGCAGCATGGCATCAAGTTCTTCAATATTGAAGGACCAAATGCTGAAACTATTGAATTTTGCCAAATCGTCAAAGACTAG
- a CDS encoding fructose permease, translated as MPASIAYFALSIVINSMGNVLTLVTSSHIHPQFLGSAYWTAAENNLGIAVLGNNSMTLFWAFMVLGMLTSVLNAILMHKWEWKRIFGNFIFMLPFSIFIQWFSDIFNRIMPDAHSLPMVVLYVLINFLGVTLIGVAISIYQRVNLVLHPADDLFQILRFRYFKGNATLSMWASYIPPTIMALLALPKMGLANFGLGTVFALLFQGGITGLADRIIFPKLKHQALDV; from the coding sequence ATGCCAGCCAGCATTGCCTACTTCGCCCTGTCGATCGTTATCAACTCGATGGGAAACGTTTTGACGCTGGTTACCAGTTCACATATTCATCCACAGTTTTTAGGATCCGCTTATTGGACGGCGGCTGAAAATAATCTCGGCATTGCCGTCCTGGGCAATAATTCAATGACACTGTTTTGGGCATTCATGGTTCTGGGAATGCTAACCTCAGTCTTAAACGCAATTCTGATGCATAAATGGGAATGGAAACGAATTTTTGGCAACTTCATCTTTATGCTGCCGTTTTCAATCTTTATTCAATGGTTTTCCGATATTTTCAACCGAATCATGCCCGATGCCCATTCCTTGCCAATGGTAGTTCTGTATGTTCTGATCAATTTTTTGGGCGTTACTTTGATTGGAGTGGCCATTTCGATCTATCAGCGAGTAAATCTGGTACTGCACCCAGCCGATGATTTATTCCAGATTCTGCGTTTTCGTTATTTCAAAGGCAATGCAACCTTATCAATGTGGGCATCATATATTCCGCCAACGATTATGGCTCTGCTGGCTCTGCCTAAGATGGGGCTGGCAAACTTTGGTCTCGGAACGGTTTTTGCGCTGCTATTCCAAGGCGGTATTACTGGGCTTGCCGATCGAATTATCTTCCCTAAGCTCAAGCATCAAGCCTTAGATGTTTAG
- a CDS encoding transaldolase family protein, which translates to MQSTEQKTIAIYADGAVIDDMRQMAKLPEVTGFTTNPSLMKRAGVTNYLTFAKQVVGEFPEASLSFEVFSQDPQKMQQEAEILSSLGEHVYVKIPILNLNGQPNTELIHQLAHAGIKLNITAVTTSEQVRLALEALDEQTPAIISLFVGRVADTGADPTSFVNASVAMSHLHPNVDLLWASTREVDNIRQAQQAGIDIITVPPAILQKWLARREFTPEDVALDTVRGFDQDISTLGFSILDEVAEEAAVNE; encoded by the coding sequence ATGCAATCAACTGAGCAAAAAACGATTGCCATCTATGCTGACGGTGCTGTCATTGATGACATGCGTCAAATGGCCAAGCTGCCTGAAGTAACGGGCTTTACAACTAATCCCTCACTGATGAAGCGAGCAGGGGTTACTAATTACTTGACGTTTGCTAAGCAAGTAGTTGGCGAGTTTCCAGAAGCTTCCCTGTCTTTTGAGGTTTTTTCACAAGATCCTCAGAAAATGCAGCAGGAAGCAGAAATCTTAAGTTCATTAGGCGAACATGTCTATGTTAAGATTCCAATTTTAAACTTGAATGGACAGCCTAATACGGAGCTGATTCATCAACTGGCACATGCCGGCATCAAGCTGAACATTACCGCAGTGACGACCAGCGAACAGGTGCGCCTGGCATTGGAAGCTTTGGACGAACAGACGCCAGCGATTATTTCACTGTTTGTAGGACGAGTTGCTGATACGGGGGCGGATCCAACTTCCTTTGTCAATGCCAGCGTAGCGATGTCGCATCTGCATCCAAACGTTGACTTATTGTGGGCCTCAACGCGTGAAGTCGACAACATTCGTCAGGCTCAGCAGGCTGGTATTGATATTATTACGGTACCACCGGCAATTCTGCAAAAGTGGCTGGCACGGCGCGAGTTTACGCCAGAAGATGTTGCTCTGGATACGGTTCGCGGCTTTGACCAAGATATTAGTACGCTGGGGTTCAGCATTCTAGATGAAGTTGCAGAGGAGGCGGCAGTCAATGAGTAA
- the tkt gene encoding transketolase, protein MSNQQATLDQKSVTAARMLGVEMIEASHSGHPGIVLDAAPMAYTLFEYHMRFNPKQPKWINRDRFVLSAGHGSALLYSLLHLNGFDLTIDDLKAFRQMGSKTPGHPEYGWTPGVDASTGPLGQGLGMAVGMAIAEKHLAAQCNRPGMPVIDHYTYALAGDGDLMEGISQEALDIAGNLQLNKLIVLYDSNDVSLDGPLSMSTHDNVEQRVKAASWNYERVEDGNDLAQIDAALWRAKRSDKPTLIEVKTVIGYGAPKQGTNKVHGTPVGQDGLAVLKEKFDWHEPSFAVPQAVYDHFQELVAAKEKQYQRWLEMWASYQQQYPQLAAQLMNDEFKLNDDDLNYQPGEKIATRLVCDDALQEIARQNPMFWGGAADLASSNKTLLKKDDNFAADNPLGRNLRFGVREFGMAAALNGITLHGGTRAFGSTFLVFSDYLKGAVRLAALMKIPTTFVFSHDSLAVGEDGPTHEPVEQLAALRSMPGVDVYRPADANETIASWQVIGKTADRPSVIVTSRQGLPVLAAAKHAPVERGAYVLAPAQTNHPAGILIASGSEVSLALQARERLAKEGIDVQVVSMPCQERFLRQSKQYQEMVLPPRLDKRLAIEMGSSMCWHRFVGLNGMVMGVDEFGTSAPGEQVIEKFGFTPERVAAAFKQTAGLENEKSDQMAANG, encoded by the coding sequence ATGAGTAATCAGCAGGCTACTCTGGATCAAAAATCAGTTACAGCTGCTCGGATGCTGGGCGTAGAAATGATTGAAGCCTCGCACAGCGGCCATCCGGGGATTGTTTTGGACGCTGCGCCAATGGCTTACACGCTGTTTGAATATCATATGCGTTTTAACCCTAAACAGCCTAAATGGATCAATCGCGATCGCTTTGTCTTGTCAGCGGGCCATGGCTCAGCGCTGCTCTACAGTCTGCTGCATCTAAATGGCTTTGATCTCACTATTGATGACTTGAAGGCGTTTCGCCAAATGGGTTCCAAAACACCAGGCCATCCAGAATATGGCTGGACGCCTGGCGTTGATGCCTCAACTGGTCCTCTGGGTCAAGGACTTGGTATGGCAGTTGGCATGGCGATTGCAGAAAAGCATCTAGCTGCACAGTGCAACCGACCGGGGATGCCAGTAATTGATCATTACACTTACGCTTTGGCGGGTGATGGTGATTTGATGGAAGGCATCAGTCAAGAAGCCTTGGATATTGCAGGCAATCTGCAGCTTAACAAACTGATCGTGCTTTATGACTCGAATGATGTTTCACTGGATGGACCATTGTCGATGAGTACGCATGACAATGTTGAACAGCGGGTCAAGGCGGCTTCATGGAATTATGAACGCGTTGAGGATGGCAATGATCTGGCCCAGATCGATGCAGCCTTATGGCGGGCTAAACGTTCCGATAAGCCAACCTTGATTGAGGTTAAGACGGTAATTGGCTATGGCGCGCCTAAACAGGGAACCAACAAAGTTCATGGCACGCCGGTTGGTCAGGATGGTCTGGCTGTCCTTAAAGAAAAATTTGACTGGCATGAACCATCTTTCGCCGTACCGCAGGCTGTTTATGATCACTTCCAAGAACTGGTGGCTGCCAAAGAAAAGCAATACCAGCGCTGGTTGGAAATGTGGGCTTCCTATCAGCAGCAGTATCCGCAACTGGCTGCTCAATTGATGAATGATGAGTTTAAGCTGAATGATGATGACTTGAACTATCAACCAGGTGAAAAAATTGCCACGCGGCTGGTATGCGATGACGCACTGCAGGAAATTGCCCGGCAGAACCCGATGTTTTGGGGCGGGGCCGCTGACTTGGCCAGTTCTAACAAAACGCTGCTGAAAAAAGATGACAATTTTGCTGCGGATAATCCATTAGGCCGCAATCTGCGGTTTGGCGTACGTGAATTTGGCATGGCAGCAGCCTTGAATGGAATTACGCTGCATGGTGGCACCCGAGCCTTTGGCAGCACGTTCTTGGTCTTTAGCGACTATCTTAAGGGTGCCGTTCGTCTGGCCGCTTTAATGAAGATCCCGACTACCTTTGTTTTTTCTCATGACTCTTTGGCTGTTGGTGAAGATGGTCCAACGCATGAACCAGTTGAGCAGTTGGCAGCGCTGCGCTCAATGCCGGGTGTCGATGTCTATCGTCCAGCTGATGCCAATGAAACGATCGCTTCCTGGCAGGTCATTGGCAAAACCGCTGATCGTCCGAGCGTAATCGTTACCTCGCGTCAGGGACTGCCGGTTTTGGCAGCAGCTAAACATGCACCGGTAGAACGAGGAGCTTATGTCCTGGCACCGGCTCAAACCAATCATCCGGCTGGAATCTTGATTGCCAGCGGCTCTGAAGTCTCTTTGGCATTGCAGGCTAGAGAACGATTAGCCAAAGAAGGCATTGACGTGCAGGTTGTTTCGATGCCATGTCAGGAACGTTTCTTACGGCAGTCAAAGCAGTATCAAGAAATGGTGCTGCCGCCACGCCTGGATAAGCGCTTGGCAATCGAAATGGGCAGTTCAATGTGCTGGCACCGTTTTGTCGGCTTGAATGGCATGGTAATGGGCGTTGATGAATTCGGTACCAGCGCTCCAGGTGAACAGGTTATTGAAAAGTTTGGCTTCACGCCGGAACGCGTTGCTGCAGCCTTTAAGCAGACAGCCGGGCTTGAAAATGAAAAATCAGATCAAATGGCCGCTAATGGCTAG
- the rpsD gene encoding 30S ribosomal protein S4, translated as MSRYTGPSWRVSRRLGMSLSGTGKELARRNYAPGDHGNDRRGRLSEYGMQLREKQKLRYMYGMTERQFRNLFKRAGKIKEGTHGTNFMILLERRLDNMVYRLGLATTRRQARQLVNHGHITVDGKRVDIPSFEVKVGQVISVRDKSKNLDVIKNAVEAVVARPSYVEFDADKLEGKLVRLPEREDMNADIDEALIVEFYNKL; from the coding sequence ATGTCTCGTTACACTGGCCCTAGCTGGCGTGTATCTCGCCGTCTCGGCATGTCTCTGTCCGGTACCGGTAAGGAACTGGCTCGTCGCAACTACGCACCTGGTGATCACGGCAATGACCGTCGTGGCCGCCTGTCTGAATACGGTATGCAACTGCGCGAAAAGCAAAAGCTGCGTTACATGTACGGTATGACTGAACGTCAATTCCGTAACCTGTTCAAGCGTGCCGGTAAGATCAAGGAAGGTACTCACGGTACCAACTTCATGATCCTGCTGGAACGTCGTCTGGACAACATGGTTTACCGTCTGGGTCTGGCTACTACTCGTCGTCAAGCTCGTCAACTGGTTAACCACGGTCACATCACCGTAGATGGCAAGCGCGTTGACATTCCTTCCTTCGAAGTTAAGGTTGGTCAAGTCATCTCCGTTCGCGACAAGTCCAAGAACCTGGACGTTATCAAGAACGCTGTTGAAGCCGTTGTTGCACGTCCTTCATACGTTGAATTCGATGCTGACAAGCTCGAAGGTAAGCTGGTTCGCCTGCCAGAACGTGAAGACATGAACGCCGACATCGACGAAGCGCTGATTGTCGAATTCTACAACAAGCTGTAA
- a CDS encoding GAF domain-containing protein: protein MPNFKLINTQLAALLENETNLIANLANASALLNDSVDQLNWTGFYLYDPKKNELVLGPFQGHPACMHIAMNKGVCGQSAAQRQTLAVDDVTKFPGYISCDAAARSELVIPLIKNQQLLGVLDLDAPVEKRFDANLQAGIQSFVDELIKHLD from the coding sequence TTGCCAAACTTTAAGCTTATCAACACCCAGCTGGCTGCCTTATTGGAAAATGAAACCAACTTAATTGCTAATCTGGCCAATGCCTCAGCACTGTTAAACGACAGCGTTGATCAATTGAACTGGACTGGCTTTTACCTTTATGACCCTAAAAAAAACGAACTGGTGCTGGGGCCATTTCAAGGACATCCGGCCTGCATGCACATTGCAATGAACAAAGGTGTCTGTGGTCAGTCAGCTGCTCAGCGACAGACGTTGGCGGTTGATGACGTCACTAAGTTTCCTGGGTATATCTCATGTGATGCTGCCGCCCGTTCTGAGCTTGTGATTCCCTTGATTAAAAATCAGCAATTGCTTGGTGTCTTGGATTTGGATGCCCCAGTTGAAAAAAGATTTGATGCAAATCTGCAGGCTGGTATTCAATCTTTTGTCGATGAACTGATCAAACATCTTGACTAG
- the ezrA gene encoding septation ring formation regulator EzrA, producing the protein MFQVLIGILVIAALVIIGVYVYQKRTLNAVDALLNQKAAALTAHLDERLAKNANPELSGDSLKDFNQLKDEYQDEFLTAASRVDDLADQIAQDLHGFNLLKVKPDLRKLQDATAKLLSEQTNLEEGLKKIDDAKAEHQKAIGELKKQYQQFHNELEENSYRYGKSSTALRQRLTDLEARFAKFTTLTVKGDYEAAQDVLNELQQDTEELARLMQKIPDIYKPLLTEFPTQLQELKNGYEQLKRHHYNFADDQIDQEIEQLGQLCEQADADLAALRLDEAATANDQLTQHIEHLYDVMQRELDARPKVAPLMRDVGRHLSHAKQQNRELIDELERLSLNYTLNNDELANARGLDEQLRQLQASYDQDQEALAVEEAIDSQVVARQTDNEKSLTAIEEQQKQINDSVADLQSDEARAKKTLQRFSVEIRTIKRRVESLNLPGIPQDYMDYFFLVSDEIGKLADAINQVKIDMEDITKQLLIVQDDLETLQEKTDDLRDSAELTERLIQYANRLSIDHEDINAAITQAQNEFNHYNYPGSLEILEKAVEKVEPGSYKQMEQRYYAELNRNS; encoded by the coding sequence ATGTTTCAAGTGTTGATCGGAATTTTAGTTATTGCTGCATTGGTAATTATTGGCGTATACGTTTATCAAAAGCGAACTCTCAATGCGGTAGACGCCTTGCTGAATCAAAAAGCTGCCGCACTGACAGCTCATTTAGACGAACGGCTTGCCAAAAACGCAAATCCAGAGTTGAGCGGTGATTCGCTCAAGGATTTTAATCAGCTCAAGGATGAGTATCAAGATGAATTCCTAACGGCTGCCAGTCGGGTCGATGACTTGGCCGATCAAATCGCGCAAGATCTGCATGGGTTTAACCTATTGAAAGTCAAGCCGGATCTGCGTAAGCTGCAGGATGCAACTGCCAAGCTGCTGAGTGAACAGACAAATCTTGAAGAAGGTTTGAAAAAAATTGATGATGCTAAGGCGGAACATCAAAAAGCAATTGGCGAGCTGAAGAAGCAATATCAGCAGTTTCATAATGAACTGGAAGAAAACAGCTATCGCTATGGCAAAAGCAGTACGGCTCTGCGCCAGCGTTTGACGGATCTGGAAGCTCGCTTTGCCAAGTTCACTACGCTTACGGTCAAAGGCGACTATGAAGCAGCTCAAGACGTCCTTAATGAGCTGCAGCAGGATACCGAGGAACTGGCCCGACTGATGCAAAAGATTCCAGATATCTATAAACCGCTGCTGACTGAATTTCCCACCCAGCTGCAGGAACTAAAAAATGGCTATGAACAGCTGAAACGACACCACTATAACTTTGCCGATGATCAGATTGATCAAGAAATTGAACAGCTTGGTCAGCTTTGCGAACAGGCGGATGCCGATTTGGCTGCCTTGCGATTGGACGAGGCAGCAACGGCAAACGATCAGCTGACGCAGCATATCGAGCATCTTTATGACGTTATGCAGCGTGAACTTGATGCTCGGCCGAAAGTTGCGCCCTTGATGCGCGATGTCGGACGTCATTTGAGTCATGCCAAACAGCAGAATCGTGAGCTGATTGATGAGTTGGAACGCTTAAGCCTGAACTATACGCTTAACAATGACGAACTGGCCAACGCACGCGGCCTTGACGAGCAGTTGCGGCAGCTGCAGGCATCATATGATCAAGATCAAGAAGCACTTGCAGTCGAAGAAGCGATTGACAGTCAGGTTGTTGCTCGTCAGACCGATAATGAAAAGTCGTTGACGGCAATCGAAGAACAGCAAAAACAGATCAATGACAGCGTTGCCGATCTACAGTCTGATGAGGCGCGAGCCAAAAAAACGCTGCAGCGATTCTCAGTTGAGATTCGCACAATCAAACGACGCGTGGAGTCACTGAATCTGCCGGGAATTCCCCAAGACTACATGGACTATTTCTTCCTGGTCAGTGATGAAATTGGCAAACTGGCCGATGCGATCAATCAGGTTAAGATTGATATGGAAGACATTACCAAGCAGCTTTTGATCGTGCAGGACGATTTGGAAACGCTGCAGGAAAAAACCGATGATTTAAGAGATAGTGCCGAGCTGACCGAACGGCTGATTCAATATGCCAACCGGCTCAGCATTGATCATGAAGATATCAATGCTGCGATTACCCAGGCACAAAATGAATTCAATCATTATAATTATCCGGGCAGTCTGGAAATCTTGGAAAAGGCCGTTGAAAAAGTCGAGCCGGGTTCCTATAAGCAAATGGAGCAGCGTTACTACGCCGAGCTTAACCGCAATTCTTAA